From a region of the Haematobia irritans isolate KBUSLIRL chromosome 4, ASM5000362v1, whole genome shotgun sequence genome:
- the LOC142232863 gene encoding uncharacterized protein LOC142232863: MSIYRLAILSLTLVVSVIGAQDKWVWTKSKNQKVLGYYPSANKKVYYTEDSYARADKDRDREPTTRRPLPGEVANDEIEDYNDENEQPPTRQNSPYLPGDNFGGAQPAYGAGSGYGGFNQYPQYGGPGGVGVGAPGYPGHSNPGILVGPGGPTGIIGRPPSGYPGQVSYPGYPAYNTQNFLGPTNPNTLYNGGVGQFAGPTYPNTQQQQFGGPQYPIAPSQQYPVPVLPPQFTEGYGLSTYQPGNGYPTNVAPQQNFNGYSGYGGYPGLDEYVPQFREKSASVKNNEKRIDDKVVKNLKNS, from the coding sequence ATGTCAATATATCGTTTGGCCATACTAAGCCTCACGTTGGTTGTTAGTGTCATTGGGGCCCAGGATAAATGGGTTtggacaaaatcgaaaaatcaaaaggtACTCGGTTATTATCCCTCGGCCAATAAGAAAGTGTACTACACAGAAGATTCCTATGCCCGCGCCGATAAGGATCGAGATCGTGAACCTACAACACGAAGACCTTTACCTGGTGAAGTGGCCAATGATGAAATCGAAGACTATAATGATGAGAATGAACAGCCACCAACAAGACAAAATAGCCCCTATTTACCAGGAGATAATTTTGGAGGAGCACAACCAGCCTATGGAGCAGGATCGGGCTATGGAGGTTTTAATCAATATCCCCAATATGGTGGTCCAGGGGGAGTTGGAGTTGGAGCACCTGGTTATCCTGGCCATTCTAATCCTGGAATTCTAGTAGGTCCTGGTGGTCCTACGGGTATCATAGGACGTCCACCCTCTGGCTATCCCGGTCAAGTGAGTTATCCCGGATATCCTGCCTATAatacacaaaatttcttaggacCCACTAATCCCAATACACTGTATAATGGAGGTGTTGGGCAATTTGCTGGACCCACATATCCCAATACGCAACAACAACAGTTCGGTGGACCTCAATATCCCATAGCTCCTAGTCAACAatatcctgtaccagttctaccACCTCAATTCACTGAAGGCTATGGTTTATCAACATATCAACCGGGGAATGGTTATCCAACAAATGTAGCAccacaacaaaatttcaatggtTATTCTGGTTATGGAGGCTATCCCGGCCTAGATGAATATGTTCCCCAGTTTCGAGAAAAAAGTGCCAGtgtaaaaaacaacgaaaagaGAATCGATGATAAAGTggtgaaaaatcttaaaaattcctaa